CGAAAACCAATGAGTAGAAGCCAGTTGGGGGAATTTGTGTTTCTATTTGAAGTCCTAGCAATGCAGAGTCAAGTTATTAGCATTGTACATGCAGTTTAGATACAATGGTTGAACAACACGTGtaagaaaataacagaaaaacaataacTATTTTTAAAATCCAATTTGGAGaacataaacatatacatatcCAATTTTCTTTCATAACATTCTAAAACCAAACAACTTCATGTTTTTCCACTTCGTgatcagaataaaataaatgaaaaaataaaaaatggtattgtttattttaaaagtaaaaagGTTGACagatattaaatgtaaaaatgaacgAGCTAATTCCTGTTCCTCCACTATCGTAATAAATTGATTATTCACCTGAACAAACACTACACGGACCCCTTTAAGACACCAGTACATTACTTGTACAGTTGTCATTGCGAAGCAGTAACAGGTTTATTGCCGGTTTGTTAGTCTTTGCGCAAGAGGTCGCTGTTATGCCGTAATTCGACCCAGAATCAAATAGGAACTCTGACGTGTGAGTAGTATGAAAAGTTACAGTATATGAAACTAATCCATAACATCCAGCAAAAAATGTTTACATCcgcttttattttgtattaactttGACTAGCCATCAATTCGGCACCTGAGCTGTATAAACGACCTCAGGGTAGTTCACATGAGGGTAATCCAGCAGTTGAATCTGCGAACTTTTCAAAACATTCCAGATAATATATTGAATGAATGGTTCCCATTAAAGTGTTTCTTACCACTAGTCTCGGCGACGACTGTTTCCCCGGCGATCTGCAGTCTGGAAGACTCATTTTCCTTTCCTACTGTTATAAGAAAAGTTTTGGGTGTGATAATACCTTGCAATGTACATGCTCCGGGCAGTATCACTGGTGAGTGGGCGTGGTCAATCCTGAAGTTTCAGGGACACGTTAAGTTGCAAAACGTTCTCAAGCGTTGCAGATGAAGAACTCCATGAATATAAGCATACAAAATGTCTAATTCTTCATGTCAggcacatttgttttacatagtGTAACGCATGGTTGCTTGCCGTCGTTCAGTGAATTTATCGTTCAGTGAATTTgtcataataaatgtatttcaatcaaTGTGGTTAGTCAACCACTATAAAATGCAGACTCAGGAATTGCTGTTATTTAATACAAGAGACTTACACAGGCATCAAATGATTAAATAGGCCTACTGACCCCTGGGAAGACATGCCTGTGGAGGAGAGCAATTACTCAAAGGgactaaaacaaacaacaacatttacgtaaaaatctaatatttagcattttcgtgaaaaaaaaaaataacattctcaAATGGCACAGGAATATTTACATTGCATAGAAATCTCAAAAagatcacacacactcaagatTGTGAAGGGAAAGCCCCGCCATATATTACAATGATCTGCATCGGACAACCAAGAGAGCCAGTGTCGACGAGATACAATTGCCTATTTATATTGgatctttccaaaaaaggaaacaCGTACTGAACGCAACTCTAGTGTCAATATTATAATGTAACCAGTCTTGGCATCTCATCTGCAGGCACCCCAGGGTGTGTTTATGCATTGTGATTCGTTGACAATAATCCTGTCATCTGGTAGAACTCTGTACACCATAAAAGTGAAGCAGAACCAAGACTACACATGAAAAATACATCTCCTTATAATAGAAACATGCAACCCCAAAgaagttgtgacgctgtgtaaaatgcaattaaaaacagaatgcaatgatgtgccaatCATGTATCCCCATATGTAATTGAAAACGATggtttgtcatttcataatgcaccaaatgttttcaatgggtgacaggtctggactgcaggtaggccagtttagcacccagactcttttactacggagcatGCTGTTGTATTAcatgtagaatgtggtttggcattgttttgctgaaataagcaaggccttccatgaaaaagacatcatctggatggcagcatatgttgctccaaaatctgtatatattgttcagccttaatggtgccttcacagatgtgcaagtcacccatggcttgtgcactaatgcactccAATTCCATCACAGatactggcttttgaactgtgtgctgataagccagatggtccctctcctcttcagtctggaggacatccatgattccccaaattaatttcaaatttagatttgtcagaccaccggacagttttccactttgcctctgtccatctaaaatgagctggTGCCCAAGGCAgcagcagttctggatcttgttttttatatggtttctttgcatggtagagttttaacttgcatttgtggatgcagcgatgtactgtgttcacacaaaggttttctgaagtgttcctgagctcatgcatgtgatttccactacaactgaacccctccccatcctctctggaattctTTTAATACCCTataatgttactgacctgttgccaattgacctaattagttgtgatattccaccaggtttagtttttaacatttcaccacttttccagtcttttgttgcttctttcccaacttttttgaaatgtgctgctggtatcaaattccaaatgggcatatacagtgagggaaaaaaatatttgatccccatctgattttgtacgtttgcacaccgacaaagaaattatcagtctataattttaatggtaggtttatttgaacagtgagagacagaataacaacaaaaaagtccagataaacgcatgtcaaaaattttataaattgatttgcatattaattagttaaataagtatttgatcccctcttaatcagaaagatttctggctcctgggtgtcttttatgcaggtaacgagctgagattaggagcacactcttaaagggtgtgctcctaatctcagtttgttaactgtataaaagacacctgtccacagaagcaatcaatcaatcagattccaaactctccaccatggccaagaccaaaaagctgtccaaggatgtcagggataagattgtagacctacacgaGGCTGGAATGGCTACAAGACCtttgccaagcagcttggtgagaaggtgacaacagttggtgcaattattcacaaatggaagaaacacaaaagaactgtcaatctccgtcggtctggggctccatgcaagatcccacctcatggagttgcaatgatcatgagaatggtgaggaatccctcctgagatgtgtgccaacctggtggccaactacaagaaatgtctgacctctgtgattgccaacaagggttttgcccccaagtactaaatcatgttttgcagaggggtcgaatacttatttcactcattaaaatgcaaatcaatttataaaatttttgacatgcgtttttctggattttttgttgtcattctgtctctcactgttcaaataaacctaccattaaaattatagactgatcatttctttgtcagtgggcaaatgtacaaaatcagcaggggatacattttttcccctcactgtatatcccaaaaacaataaaatgtctcagtttcagcatttcatGTTGTCTTCATACTATACGCTGCTCAAACAAATTAAGGGAACAGGTAATCATTATAGTATAACactaagtcaattaaacttcagggatatcaatctgtccacaACAAgcacactggagaggcaacagcgaGACAACCCCAATAAAGTAATGGTTTTGAAGGTGGTAGCCACAGACAAtagctctctccttatccttcctgactgattcttctatagttttgcattttagtccttgtcactactggtggcatgaggtggtacctgcagccctttcaggttgtccagctcctccaggatggcacatccatacgtgccatcgcaAGGTTTGCGGTCTCCCCCAGCACAGTCTCAAGTGCATGGAGGAGATACGAGATGGatcgttacacgaggagagctggacagggccgtagaagggcatcaacccagcagcaggagtggtatctgctcctttgtgcaaggaacaggaggagcactgcaaaatggagccctacaaaatgacctccagtgggctactggtgtgcatttgACActgccaagtagtgccacagactgtccaggagctcaatgatgacctgatccaggtctgggataTCCCCGAGCTCATCAAGAGCACACCCAGATGTTGTTGGAGTGCATATACATGTGGGATCcatactgagtcacattatgagctgccgtgatgaaattcacccaagttggaacagcctgtgatttcaattgctTACTTTGATTTGCcagtgtttgaatccagcactcaatcagttggtgattttgattGCCATTGACTGtcattacatcattttgtttttaacaagttacacaatgtacaataaagattctttaatatatttccttcaagACCTGATGTGACAAAAGGTTCCCTTACTTTTTTGGGGCTGTGTATTTTCTATTAAGTATAGGcttgaaatgatttgcacatcagtgcattgttttttatttacatttccaaagggtcccaactttcttggaaacagGGTGGTTGTAACATTTATTCTAGTCAGAAGTTAAACTTCACCAGAAATCATAAAAAAGGCTTTAACAGACTGAAAATAACCTGACGAACACTTGCATTGCCAGAAAGTTTTGTTTGCCTGTCAATGAACTTAAGCAGTGTCAGAAGCTAGATTCCACATGGTTATTTGCAGGCATAATGAGACCGTCAGAGACCATTTTTGTGGACAtctcatatatttttattacaatagGGTTCAAGAAGAGTTGCCCAGGCTGTTTCTTGTATTTATAGAACCTCAAGATATGGGATTGGAAAATAGACTTTATGCTCAAACAAGTTGAGACCATAACCAGgtgtattttttacattttattttttttgtacagaAAAATCCCAGGTTCCTGCTTCCATTAGAGTATGAAGTTGGACAtctggagagaaaaagaaaaaagacaattaGAATAGCCAACATTACAATACCACACTAACCCGACCTCAAGGTATTTAACCAGGGCACTATAATGTGTACAGTGCCACAGAAACATGTGTATTTGAAGTCAGAAAGCCTTGGCAGATAAAATGCTTTGATGTCTAAGAGACAATGCTCTGGGGCACTGAATCCAGAGACAGAACATGACCCTGAGACACCAGAGTTTGTCACAATAATGAGTTGGGATGTATCACCAACAAAAGGAAGGAGGCTTCATAAAGTAAAACACCCTGAGAGTAAGAAAACAGGAGTGCATCACATGCAAATAATGTTACAACAAGCCCCCTTTACAATTAATACATTCATGAATACAGCATACAAAAGAGCTCTTTAAATGTAAGCCACACTTCACATCCACTAAGCAGTTTGTACAGTAGCCTCATATGGCTTTGTTAGTCTTATACCTGTCTACTACTGTGCAGTAGGTACAGGAGTCTGTGGCATGGCTGCTGGGGCTTCTGGCTTGGCCCCTTTCTGCTCTGACACAGGGGTTGAGGGGATGGTCTCGTCCTTGGGCTCCACAATGCTCACATGGTCAGGCAGAGGCTTCTTAGGACCGATCTTACCACTGGGGTCCCACGGTAACATGATCTTCACCTTGATGCCCAGCACACCTAAGACAGAAACACACTTCAGTGTTCAGACAGACCCTGCCGTAGCCCAACAGTTATCAGACATTCTGTTTGGAGGGCGTGTTTTGGACAGATGAAGCATACAAGGGTTAGTCCATGttgaaatatacagctctggaaataatttagACCaccacacctttttctttcctttccaaaaaagttgaaaaggaaggttgagtgaagggttaaaattaagagacgacTAAAAatgtaacgcttctgttcctcactcaaaactttccttttcaacttttttggaaaggaaagaaaaaggtgcagtggtcaaacatttttccagagcagtttGTTCAAAAGAATAGACAAGTGTAATTATCAGCCCTTCTCAGACAAATGCCTCGATGTCCTCAACTGAAGAAACACACTGCTCTGGGGCACTGAACCCAAAGACACAAAACACGACTCTGAGGGCCCCAAAGACTGGGTGTGTCCCATTCCGACTCGTCATCGTATCATCACTGAAGGCACTGGTGTTGAAGTTTAGTGTATAGGCGTTGATTTGGGACTGACCCTGTCTAAGCAGAACATGGCGTACAGCGGTGTCTACATAGTAGTTGACTGGGTCTCCACTGTGGATCATCAGGCCGTCAACAAACTTCATGGACTTGGCCCTCTGACCTCTCAGCTTCCCAGAAACCACCACTTCACATCCCTTAGAGCCACTTTCCATGATGAACCTCAGCACACCATAGCAAGCCCTGGCAAGGAAGAGGGTGGAGGAAAATTAATGGATGCATGGAAAACGGCATGAGACAGCTGGGGTGAGAAAGATTCCCTCTGACATTTTCCTTCTCAGACAAATGCCTCGATGTCTTCAACTGAAGAAACACACTGCTCTGGGGTACTGAACCCAGAGACACAGAACGTGACCCTGACCCTGTGACCCCAGAGACAGGCTGTGTTCCATTCCGACTCGTCATCGTATCATCACTGAAGGTAAATTCTACTGTACATCACACTATTCATTTCTGAGTGGTAACCTTTCTACAACCCAATCCCTCAGCAGTTAAAGAGAGAACACTTGTTAAACTTGCGATAGCTGCAGTAAGTTTACTGAAACATCTTCCAAAGGCAGGAGTACATTCGGTTGAGTGGATACTTAAGAGGCATTTACAGTTAATTATCATCCTAAGCTAACAAGGTAAATGctcaacatactgtataatgcaAAAAAGATAATTAAAATTGAAACATGGGTCTCTTTTGCAGTACAGCCCTGTTTCacagcaataataaaaacagcaatATATACATATCCAGACACGTTGTACTGTCCACATTAACCCAAAAGATCATTCCAAATTCTAACCTGTCACATTATGGGATGACAACTGTAGCATTAGAAGATGCTACAGAACAGGCTGTCTATCAAAATCAAGGTGTAACAATTTACAGGTAAGGCTTACCTACGTACGGCCAGACCTCCCAGCAGCTTGTAACGCAGAGATTCAGCCTGAGCAATGGCACACAGACCACGGGTTGCCACCTTCTCAGCATACAGCTAGAGACAaagagtgtgggggggggggggggggggggtgtttacCATTCTACTCAGAGGTGGAGAGTCCTAACTAAAATGTATTCCTTTAAACCAGGTGTAGAAAGTTAAGAGCCTTTATACACAAATGTATTAATACAAGGAAGAACTTCCTGATGCAGCAATGTTAGATCTGCAGAACCACAACCAGTAAGCAGCATGCGTAGCACCTGCCATTTTTATTGTTGCAGAAATGGGTACTAACTGTCCAccatacacaaaaataaatagctaTAATTTGTTTAAGAAGAATCTGTCTAAATTCATAGATTTATTTCACTAGATTAAAACCTTCTCAGACAAATGCCTCGATGTCTTCAACTGAAAAAACACACTGCTCTGGGGTACTGAACCCAGAGACACAGAACGTGACCCTGACCCTGTGACCCCAGAGACAGGCTGTGTTCCATTCCGACTCGTCATCGTATCATCACTGAAGGAAATCGGTTTCTCAGAGGGGTGACATGTGACTAGCTGTCAGAAGAGTAACAAGTGGAGTGTTTAGTGAATGCATATTCACCTCAACACTGCCCTCTGGGAAGCCGAACCTCTTCTGAACAACAGCAGTTAGCTCCCGGATGCGGCGCCCCTTCTCTCCTAGAACATTCTGGGTCCTGAAACAACATTGCAGCATTAGTCAGGTGCGCTATAATGCAACCATTTATCAATCATCTTGTTTTCCTGAGAAGACCAATTTCAAATAACAGATCCTATTAAGATCGTAAATCAGAAATATGTTACGTATTCTGTGAACTGCTCTTCACAACATGATAGGCGGCTGTAATTCGTTTATCAATTTGGGGTTGTCTACAGCCCGTTTGGCCGAAATACATGCTGAAGGGACTTGAACTACAGGGGCACCACAGACACTTTAATGCATGAACAAGTGAAAATCTAAGCGGGAAGAGTGACAAAGataaaaagcaaacattttaatacgatactatgaatttaaatggggaaatgTAGACTGTTTACTGGCCTCGGGCCATCATTAATGTGTAACTCTGATTTGTAAAGTCACATTTCACATACTGGAACCTTCTCAGACAAAAGCCTCGGTGCCTTCAAGTGAAGAGAAACGCTCTGGGGAACTGAACCCAAAGACACAGAAAGTGACCATGACCCCGTTCCCCCCAAGACAGACTATTGTCATCATATTATCATTAAAGGCAGGTGTTTCTGGTTAAGATTCAGGTACAAAATTAAACCTCAGATTCCAAAATTCAGACTGTTAGGTGACACTCATGGTGACAACTTCCTGAAGTTCCCAGCTGTTAGAAAGCAGTAGCACTTGTTGTTCTCTTATTATTTTATCCATCTTTCAATCCCATCCATTTCTCCCAAAATAACTCAAGAAAACAAACGTCCTAAAGAGGACATTCACTTTTGTCAACAGCATCTACTAAGAGTACAGGATGTAAACTAGATAATGTGCCGAACAGTACACGTTAACCTTAACCATACCACTGGTCACAAATGACATACAACCAACACCCTTTATATCAAGACAATTATTACCTGGTCGCTAGAATGATGATCTCGGTTCTGGTCGGGGTCACACGTACCTCCACACCGGAGTACCCATCCTCGGCAAGTTCACGAGTCAGAAACTCGTTTAGCTCGGCTTTGAAGATTCCGTCCGCGACGAACTAAGTGGGGACAACCAAAAGCTGACATTTTTACCCTGTTACTTACTTGTAGTTGCCTACCAAGCTAGTAGGTTACAACTATAACATACAGCAAAAAATAAGACACGCTTTGGTGAGATGCCTTGCACCAGTCTCCAGACTCAATATACAATGTAAAGTCACCGAAACTATAGTCAGATTGGTTGGTAGCTACAATTTCAAGCAATTACATGCTTTGAAAGGCGATAAGGCTGTTTATTCGCTAATGTTACATGCACCCCGTGGCATGTTCAGAAGCAGAGTAATACTTGTGCCAGTAAGCAGGCTGCGGCAATCTGAGGCAATCCTCTTTAAAGAAAAAGACGAGGACACCGAACACCACAACAATATATTCCTTAGTCCTGTTGCTAACACATTAAATTGTGATTTGGTATAAACAGATGAGTTTTCACGATTATTTTGTGACAAATTCGAACTAACCTTCCTCTTTTTAGAGATTTGCACCGCCATCTTGCCGAAGGCCGCTGACAGGAAAGGAAATTCCTTAAAACCGGAAGTGTATTTATACCCATAATTGCGACTTCCGTCGACAGTTGATGAGGATGGGCGCATagcagcaaaaaaataaatcgcTAACTGTTGTCCTGTAACGTTACATTATTTGGAAATGGCAGCACATCTTAAAAAGCGAGTTTACGAGGAATTTTCGAAAGTTGTCCAGGTAGGTAGACAACGACTAAACATTCATAATTAAACATATTGTGAGTAGTGGCCTTACCAAGATCGCTACAATATTGTCTATTATTGTACAGTaggaagctagctagctaactgcagACTTGGTCAAAAAATATCTAGTGAAATGCACCATATTTTGTCCAGCCATAACACTTTTTAATGTCCCATACACCGAAAAGTTCACAGGGACCTAAAGAAAGCCAGtggcagctaacgttagctagtgtACATTTGCAGTCTTTTCCTTATTTAAATTTTTGTACAGAAGTGGAATCATGCAAATTTGtcagttgtctctctgtttatcaACAGCTTCCTCAAGAGGAAGCTCCTGCTAAGAAGCTCCGTTTGACCAAGCCCAGTAAGTCTGCAGCGCTGCACATTGACTTATGTAAGGCCTCCAACCCCACTGACGCCCTGCAGTACCTGCTGTCCTTTGCCCGCAGCTCAGTGGAGGCAGAGAGTGTGGAGGGGGTGGTGCGCATACTACTGGAACACTACTATAAGGTTCGGTAGCCCTGGGTTCCATCCTTCCCATTTTCCCCTCTCTGTGACCATACTCTTTCTATCCTTTCTATTCTCAAGGAAAATAAAAGTGTCTCCTACTTTTATCCTCTGTCCCTTTTTTCTTTCACTCATGGTTCTTCCTGTAAGGGAATCATaacaaaatgtctgtctgtctgtaggagCAGGATAACTCTGTGCGTCTGAAGATTGCCTCTGTAATAGGCCTACTCTCTAAGACCCAGAACTTTAACCCCGAGAGTATCCTAGATGACACACTAAACACATTCAACACAGAGAGTAAGTTACATTCTGCATACATAAACTTAGTGAACTACTTGTCCGT
The sequence above is a segment of the Esox lucius isolate fEsoLuc1 chromosome 1, fEsoLuc1.pri, whole genome shotgun sequence genome. Coding sequences within it:
- the rps3 gene encoding 40S ribosomal protein S3, whose protein sequence is MAVQISKKRKFVADGIFKAELNEFLTRELAEDGYSGVEVRVTPTRTEIIILATRTQNVLGEKGRRIRELTAVVQKRFGFPEGSVELYAEKVATRGLCAIAQAESLRYKLLGGLAVRRACYGVLRFIMESGSKGCEVVVSGKLRGQRAKSMKFVDGLMIHSGDPVNYYVDTAVRHVLLRQGVLGIKVKIMLPWDPSGKIGPKKPLPDHVSIVEPKDETIPSTPVSEQKGAKPEAPAAMPQTPVPTAQ